The DNA region AAACTCGCAGGCGTTTCCAGGAGCACCGTGTCGCGGGTCATCAACGGATACAGCAATGTGCCGCCCGAAACCCGCAGACGGGTGATGGACGTTGTTGAAAAATATGGATATTCCCCCAACAATGCGGCTCGCAACCTTGCGGGGAAGCCGAGCCGGATCGTCGGCTTGTTCATTGTCGACTTGGACGAAACGAGCGAGAATATCATCCACGCATCCCCGTTCTATTCGGCTTTTCTGACCTATGCGGCCGACCGCCTTCAGCAAAAAGGTTACCAGTTGCTGGTTTCGGTGATCAAAAACCGGATGCAGATGAAAAACATCCTGAATATGTTCCAGGAGAATATGGTCTCTGGCGGTATTTTCATGGGCGACCTGGTGCCTTCTTCGATTTTGAAGGCTCTGTCCGACGCGCATTGTACATCGATTTTAATCAACCAACGTGAATCGGTCAATTATCCCGGGATACTGACAGCGAATACGGAGAACTATTGGGGCGCCTACGAGGCGGTCAATACCCTGATCGAAAACGGGCACAAACGGATTGCGCACATTGCGGGTTCGATCGATAAGAGCTCGACACGCGAACGGTTTGAAGGTTATCGGGACTGCCTGCTTAAAAACGGAATTCCGTTTGAAGAAAACCTGGTGGTTAAAATGAACATCCACCGGGAGGAAAACGGATACTGGGCTGCCAAGCAGATTTTTGCAAACAACCAGGGCCGGCTGCCCACCGCGATTTTTTCCAGTAATGACCTGCTTGCCTTGGGTGCGATGCGTGCTCTGGGCGATATGGGTTTCCGGATTCCGCAGGACGTATCCATCATCGGGTTTGACAATACCGAGATCAGCCGGTTCACAACTCCACCTCTTTCCACGGTGGCGGCCAGCGTGGAAAAGCTTTCCAACCTGGCGATTGACAATCTTGTTGCGCTGGTGGAGGGGAAGGAATGTCTCAGGCAAAATCTAAAGTTGGAAGAATTTGAAGTGATTGTGCGGGAAAGTATCCTGAACATCAATGCCCCGGAGACGCCGACCGATATATAGGCGGTCGTTCTCCGGTTGCTTTTGGAGATTCATAAACGCGCTTTCACAAAAATGAGGCTATAAACCGCTGTTCTTTAAAAATATAGTGCATTATTTATAATTATTTATAAACGCGCGTTCATAAAAATTGAGAGAGGAAGAGATTATGAAAAAAGCATTGGAAGGCATCACCATCCTTGATTTCAGCCAGTTTCTGGCCGGACCGTTTGCCACGATGATGCTCGCGGATATGGGCGCTTCAGTCATCAAGGTGGAACGCCTGGACGTCGGAGACAACTTTCGGACCCACACCTTCTGCAATGAGTTCCTGAAAGGCCACAGCTCCCCAAATTACATGGCGTGGAACCGCAACAAGCGTTCAATCGCCATGGATTTGAAAAATCCAAAGGCAAAGGAGATCCTTTATAAACTGGTTGAAAAGGCCGACGTTGTTGTCGAAAACTTTCGTCCCGGCGTCATGGATAAGCTTGGCTTCGGCTACGAGGATCTCAAAAAGATCAATCCCCGCCTGATTTACGCCAGCAATTCCGGGTTTGGCTCTTCCGGCCCGTATGTGAAACGGCCTGGACAGGACCTGCTGCTGCAAAGTTTTGTGGGCCTCGCCGGCCTGACCGGCCGTAAAAACGACCCGCCCACGCCGCTTGGGACCGGTCTGCCGGATCAGCTTTCCTCCTTCCATCTGGTCTATGGGATCCTTTCCGCGCTGATCTACTGCCAGCGCACCGGTGAGGGACAGCGTATCGAGGTCGATCTGATGCGTTCGTCGATGGCGCTGGAAAGCCAGGAATTTATGATGCTTCTCAATTCTGATGTGAAATATGAGCGTCCGGATTCCGGTATCGCACATCCGTTCCAGATGGCCCCCTTTGGAATTTACCGCTGTTCGGACGGGTATCTTGCCATTGCGATGGGACCGTTTGAGGTCCTGGTGGACGCATTGGGCGATCCGGATCTCCTTTGCTATGCCGATCCAACTGTACGCTATGAGCGGCGGGACGAAGTCTTTGCCGCGATCGAAGCAGTCACATCCACCAAGACGGTTGACCACTGGCTGGAAACGATGCTTTCACGCGATTTGTGGGTTGCCCCTGTCAAAGACATCACCGAAGTGGAATTCGATCCGCAGGTGCAGCATATGCACGCAATCGGCAGTTTTGAACATAGAAAAGCCGGGACCTTCCGGTGTGTCGCCCCGGCCATCACGATGAGTGAAACACAGCCCACCATCGATCTGGCGCCGCCGATGGTAGGTGAACACAGCCGTGAAATCCTGCGCGAGCTTTCCATGAGCGAGGCGCAGATCGAAGAACTTCTGAACGAGCATATCATCAGCGAGGAAATTTGAACCTGAGGAGTAACGAGTTTGATAGAGTTAAATGGGATCACCTGGGATCATAAACGCGGTTTCGATCCGCTGATTCATGTTACAAAGGAGTTTGAAAGCCTTCATCCCGATATAAAAATCACCTGGAAGAAACGTTCCCTGCGTGATTTTGGAGATTATCCGGTGGAAAAGCTTGCGGCGGATTATGATCTGCTGCTGATCGATCATCCCTTCACCGGGGAAGCCTGCCGCAAGCAGCTTTATGTGGATCTGGAAACCTGCATATCCCCGGAACATTTCGAACTGGTGCGAAAGCAGGAGATTGGCAGGTCGTTTTCCAGCTATTGCTACGATGGAAAACAGCTGGCCTTTCCGGTGGACGTTGCGGCGCTGGTCAGCGCCTCCCGGGACGATCTGTTAGAAAAGCTGGGGATCGAGCGTCCCCAAAATCTTTCGGAGGTTTTCCGTCTGCGAGAACGCCTTCCGTCTGGAATGGAAATCCTGGCGCCGCTTTGCCCCACCGATATCTGGTGCCTTTTCCTGAGCCTGTGCGCGGCGGACGCGGGGGACGCGTTTCTGCGGGAACAGGATGGGATTGACCCTGCTGTCGGTGGGCGGCAGATTGAGAATATCCGGGCACTTGCAAAAATATGCGGCGGAAACCCCTTCGCAATGAACCCGGTGCATGTACTCGATGAGATGTCCTGCCGGGAGGATGCGGTCTACTGCCCGTTCCTGTTTGGGTATGTCAACTATTCCATCCCGGGGAATTATCCGAATATCGTGCGTTTTTACAATTCCCCGCTCTGGGAATCTGCACGGTATGCGCCGATTCTGGGCGGCGTGGGTATTGCGATCTCTAGCCAGTGCACGCATACCGGCAGCGCCGCGCGGTTTGTGGAATATGTCACGCTGCCCGAGGTGCAAAAGGGAATTTATTTTTCCGGCGGCGGTCAGCCCGGACAGCGGGACGCATGGCTTTCCAGTGAAATCAACCAGGCAAGCAACGGCTTTTTCCAAAATACCATCGAAACGATCGAACACGCCTATCTGCGCCCGCGTGTACCCAATTGGAACAGGTTCCAGGAAACCGGATCGGTGGCGCTGTGTGACGGGATTTCCAAGAATATGAAAACCGATACAATTTTGCAGAAACTCAATGAGCTGTATCATGAATATCTGAAAACCGGGGAGAGATTGTTATCTGCCAGTATCTGATTAAGGAAAAACAGGGCCCGGTTGGGTTTGTACGGTTCAACCGGCCGGACCAGCTCAATGCCATGAACCGTGCGTTCATGGATGAGATCGTGGAGGCATTCACCGAGATGAACGCGGACGACGAGGTGCGCGCTGTAATCGTAACCGGGAACGGCCGGGCTTTTATGGCGGGCGCCGACATCAAGGAATACGCTGTGCAGACCGATGCGCAGTTCCTCGCGTTCCAGGAACGCGGGACCGCGCTTTACCGCCAGGCGGAACGCGGCAAAAAGCCGTTTATCGCAATGGTGAACGGCTTCGCGCTGGGGGGCGGGTTTGAAATCGCCTGCGCCTGCGATCTGATTATCGCGTCCAAGGAGGCGAAGTTCGGCCTGCCGGAGGTACATCTCGGGCTGGTTCCGGGCGGCGGCGGAACCCAGCGCCTGATCCAGAAGCTCAGCATCAACCGCATCAAGCAGATGCTTTTCCTGGGAGACCAATACACTGCCGAACAGATGCAGGAATGGGGTGTGGTCAACTATGTGACCGAACCGGAGGAGCTGGAAGCGTTCACTGTTTCAATCGCGCAGAAGCTTGCCCGGCGCAGTCCGGCCGCGCTTGCGGAACTCAAGCGGCTGGTTTACCTGAGCACCTGCCCCAAGGACCTCGACGAGCGGATGACCGAAGAAGGCAATACGGTCCTGCGGCTGTTTAAAACGCCGGAGGCCAGGCAGAAGATAGAAGACTTTATGAACAAAAACAGATGAGGAGAATGAAAAT from Anaerotruncus rubiinfantis includes:
- a CDS encoding enoyl-CoA hydratase/isomerase family protein; this encodes MNRAFMDEIVEAFTEMNADDEVRAVIVTGNGRAFMAGADIKEYAVQTDAQFLAFQERGTALYRQAERGKKPFIAMVNGFALGGGFEIACACDLIIASKEAKFGLPEVHLGLVPGGGGTQRLIQKLSINRIKQMLFLGDQYTAEQMQEWGVVNYVTEPEELEAFTVSIAQKLARRSPAALAELKRLVYLSTCPKDLDERMTEEGNTVLRLFKTPEARQKIEDFMNKNR
- a CDS encoding CaiB/BaiF CoA transferase family protein, which encodes MKKALEGITILDFSQFLAGPFATMMLADMGASVIKVERLDVGDNFRTHTFCNEFLKGHSSPNYMAWNRNKRSIAMDLKNPKAKEILYKLVEKADVVVENFRPGVMDKLGFGYEDLKKINPRLIYASNSGFGSSGPYVKRPGQDLLLQSFVGLAGLTGRKNDPPTPLGTGLPDQLSSFHLVYGILSALIYCQRTGEGQRIEVDLMRSSMALESQEFMMLLNSDVKYERPDSGIAHPFQMAPFGIYRCSDGYLAIAMGPFEVLVDALGDPDLLCYADPTVRYERRDEVFAAIEAVTSTKTVDHWLETMLSRDLWVAPVKDITEVEFDPQVQHMHAIGSFEHRKAGTFRCVAPAITMSETQPTIDLAPPMVGEHSREILRELSMSEAQIEELLNEHIISEEI
- a CDS encoding LacI family DNA-binding transcriptional regulator; this translates as MKSTEIAKLAGVSRSTVSRVINGYSNVPPETRRRVMDVVEKYGYSPNNAARNLAGKPSRIVGLFIVDLDETSENIIHASPFYSAFLTYAADRLQQKGYQLLVSVIKNRMQMKNILNMFQENMVSGGIFMGDLVPSSILKALSDAHCTSILINQRESVNYPGILTANTENYWGAYEAVNTLIENGHKRIAHIAGSIDKSSTRERFEGYRDCLLKNGIPFEENLVVKMNIHREENGYWAAKQIFANNQGRLPTAIFSSNDLLALGAMRALGDMGFRIPQDVSIIGFDNTEISRFTTPPLSTVAASVEKLSNLAIDNLVALVEGKECLRQNLKLEEFEVIVRESILNINAPETPTDI